One Syntrophaceae bacterium DNA window includes the following coding sequences:
- a CDS encoding TAXI family TRAP transporter solute-binding subunit produces the protein MKRAFLCVAAVMLVLALAHGDDALAQRKTFLTLSSGSPGGVYYPLGGGMAVIIEKTVEGFRCASESTGASVENSRLVGNGESDMGMVMGSIAYNAVEGKDPFKEKLPLVALFQMYPAPEHIVTTKQSGIKSIRDLKGKKVSIDVPGSGCANMARIILEEHGFVLNKDVTIANLSQNESVQALKDGVVDAVFFNFAYPGAAVLDLAASRDIVLIPIEKAMADRIIKKHPYYIRIAIPAKTYPGQDREILCLGDSNVLVANKKMPNDVAYKITKAIFSNVKEGKYALVNIHPIAAQLTPANAVNSPIALHPGAVQYFKEIKALK, from the coding sequence ATGAAACGAGCATTCCTGTGCGTCGCGGCCGTCATGCTCGTCCTCGCTCTGGCACACGGGGACGACGCCCTGGCACAACGGAAGACCTTCCTCACGCTCTCGTCGGGCAGCCCCGGGGGCGTCTATTACCCGCTGGGCGGCGGCATGGCGGTCATCATCGAAAAGACCGTGGAAGGGTTCCGCTGCGCATCGGAATCGACGGGCGCCTCCGTCGAGAACAGCCGTCTCGTCGGCAACGGCGAATCGGACATGGGCATGGTCATGGGCAGCATCGCCTACAACGCCGTGGAGGGCAAGGACCCCTTCAAGGAGAAGCTGCCCCTCGTGGCCCTGTTCCAGATGTACCCCGCCCCGGAGCACATCGTGACGACGAAGCAGTCGGGGATCAAGTCCATCAGGGACCTCAAGGGCAAGAAGGTATCGATCGACGTGCCCGGCAGCGGCTGCGCCAACATGGCCCGGATCATCCTCGAGGAGCACGGCTTTGTGCTCAACAAGGACGTGACCATCGCGAATCTCTCCCAGAACGAGTCCGTCCAGGCCCTCAAGGACGGTGTCGTCGACGCCGTATTCTTCAACTTCGCCTACCCCGGCGCCGCGGTCCTCGACCTGGCGGCCTCGCGGGACATTGTCCTGATCCCCATCGAAAAGGCCATGGCCGACCGCATCATCAAGAAGCACCCCTACTACATCCGCATCGCCATCCCGGCCAAGACCTACCCGGGGCAGGACCGTGAAATCCTCTGCCTCGGCGACTCCAACGTGCTCGTGGCCAACAAGAAGATGCCCAATGACGTTGCCTACAAGATCACCAAGGCGATCTTCAGCAACGTCAAGGAGGGCAAGTATGCGCTCGTCAACATCCACCCGATCGCCGCGCAGCTGACGCCCGCGAACGCCGTCAACAGCCCGATCGCCCTGCACCCGGGCGCCGTGCAGTACTTCAAGGAAATCAAGGCACTCAAGTGA
- a CDS encoding TRAP transporter permease, whose translation MAEIEKTLQHEFEEERKRGQEILEKFERVRTYSGPAGVLLAAFAVAASLYHLYYAYAHPFFALDHRALHWFFMSILIFALYPLSKTRSPWTRMSVLDAVLMIASGAICVWLFIESTPIMNRAGSYATLDVVMGSLLVLIVLEASRRSTGLSVTLIAVVFILYALLGPWLPDVISHKGYSIKRLSTYLALSTDGIFGVPIGVSANFILLFILYGTLLRKTGAGEFFTDIAFALTGWTRGGPAKAAVVSSTFFGMISGSSVANTVTTGSFTIPLMKRTGYPAHFAAGVEASASTMGQIMPPVMGAAAFIMAEFLGIPYFKVCVAAFIPATLSFFATFMQVHFRAVSLGLQGLPKSELPSIRHTLIRGWHHLFSVFALIAFLMEDYSPERAVFWAIAVTILTSLLMTIARKESLKAFGLSILDGLKEGAIGSVQVAAACAAAGIIIGSITMTGLGLKFSSFVVDAAQGHLFLALPFTMIACLFLGMGVPTTAQYIIITSLVAPALAEMGVLAIAAHLFILYFGTRADITPPVALAAYAGAGIAQSDPWKTGLAAFQLGIAGFIIPFMFVYAPELLMIGSWPGIFLAVCTAILGVVCLAAAVQGCLMIPAVWHERIALMAAALLLIKPGWMTDLAGLIVFLLALLSQTLRKRRDGGPPAQGQARQA comes from the coding sequence ATGGCGGAGATCGAAAAAACGCTGCAGCACGAATTCGAGGAAGAGAGGAAGCGCGGGCAGGAAATTCTCGAGAAGTTCGAGCGCGTCCGCACCTACAGCGGCCCGGCCGGTGTTTTGCTCGCGGCATTCGCCGTCGCCGCAAGCCTCTACCATCTCTACTACGCCTACGCGCACCCCTTCTTCGCCCTCGATCACCGGGCCCTGCACTGGTTTTTCATGTCCATCCTCATCTTCGCGCTCTACCCCCTGTCGAAGACGCGCTCGCCCTGGACCCGCATGTCTGTCCTCGATGCGGTCCTCATGATCGCTTCGGGCGCCATCTGCGTCTGGCTCTTTATCGAGTCGACGCCGATCATGAACCGGGCGGGTTCCTACGCGACCCTGGACGTGGTCATGGGAAGTCTGTTGGTCCTGATCGTCCTGGAGGCCTCGAGACGCTCGACGGGCCTCTCCGTCACGCTGATTGCCGTGGTATTCATCCTCTACGCCCTGCTCGGCCCCTGGCTGCCCGACGTCATCTCGCACAAGGGCTACAGCATCAAGCGCCTCTCGACCTACCTCGCGCTCTCCACGGATGGGATCTTCGGGGTCCCGATCGGGGTCTCGGCCAACTTCATCCTGCTGTTCATCCTGTACGGGACGCTGCTGCGCAAGACGGGGGCGGGCGAGTTCTTCACGGACATCGCCTTTGCCCTCACGGGGTGGACGCGGGGCGGCCCGGCAAAGGCGGCCGTCGTGTCGAGCACGTTCTTCGGCATGATCTCGGGAAGCTCCGTGGCCAACACGGTCACGACGGGATCGTTCACGATCCCCCTGATGAAGAGGACGGGGTATCCTGCACACTTCGCCGCGGGCGTCGAGGCCTCGGCATCGACGATGGGGCAGATCATGCCGCCCGTGATGGGCGCCGCCGCGTTCATCATGGCGGAGTTTCTCGGCATCCCCTACTTCAAGGTCTGTGTCGCCGCGTTCATCCCCGCGACGCTCTCCTTTTTCGCCACGTTCATGCAGGTCCATTTCCGGGCCGTCTCGCTCGGCCTCCAAGGGCTGCCCAAGTCCGAGCTGCCGAGCATCCGCCATACCCTGATCCGGGGCTGGCACCACCTGTTCTCCGTCTTCGCCCTCATCGCCTTCCTCATGGAGGACTATTCGCCGGAGCGGGCCGTCTTCTGGGCCATCGCCGTGACGATCCTCACGTCGCTGCTTATGACGATCGCAAGGAAGGAGTCCCTGAAGGCGTTCGGCCTGTCCATTCTCGACGGGCTGAAGGAAGGCGCGATCGGGTCGGTCCAGGTCGCCGCCGCGTGCGCTGCGGCGGGGATCATCATCGGGAGCATCACCATGACGGGGCTGGGCCTGAAGTTCTCGTCCTTCGTCGTCGACGCCGCCCAGGGCCACCTGTTCCTGGCCCTGCCCTTCACCATGATCGCCTGCCTGTTCCTGGGCATGGGGGTCCCGACGACGGCGCAGTACATCATCATCACCTCCCTGGTGGCGCCGGCGCTCGCCGAGATGGGGGTCCTCGCCATCGCCGCACACCTCTTCATCCTCTACTTCGGCACCCGGGCCGACATCACGCCCCCCGTCGCCCTGGCGGCGTATGCCGGGGCGGGGATCGCCCAGTCGGATCCGTGGAAGACGGGGCTTGCGGCCTTTCAGCTCGGCATCGCGGGCTTTATCATCCCCTTCATGTTCGTTTATGCACCGGAATTGCTGATGATCGGGAGCTGGCCCGGCATCTTCCTGGCGGTCTGCACGGCGATACTCGGCGTCGTGTGCCTCGCGGCCGCCGTGCAGGGCTGCCTGATGATCCCGGCTGTGTGGCACGAGAGGATCGCCCTGATGGCGGCCGCCCTGCTCCTGATCAAGCCGGGATGGATGACGGATCTTGCCGGGCTGATCGTCTTCCTGCTCGCCCTGCTCTCGCAGACGCTGAGGAAGAGGAGAGACGGCGGGCCGCCTGCGCAGGGCCAAGCCCGGCAGGCGTGA
- a CDS encoding P-II family nitrogen regulator, giving the protein MKKVEAIIREDKVNDVVDALKAIGIVGLNTFEVRGHGRQGGIQLVGRAGTYQVNMLPKIQVNIVLSDRNLEAAIEAILKSAYTGEPGDGLIFVTPVEEVIRIRTRERGQDAMMYPGDIDERKKRSAG; this is encoded by the coding sequence CTGAAGAAAGTCGAAGCCATCATTCGTGAAGACAAGGTCAACGACGTCGTGGATGCCCTCAAGGCGATCGGCATCGTCGGCCTCAATACCTTCGAGGTCAGGGGCCACGGCCGCCAGGGAGGCATACAGCTGGTGGGCCGCGCGGGAACCTACCAGGTGAACATGCTGCCCAAGATCCAGGTCAACATCGTGCTGAGCGACAGAAACCTCGAAGCCGCCATCGAGGCGATCCTCAAGTCGGCCTACACGGGGGAACCCGGCGACGGTCTCATTTTCGTCACGCCCGTGGAAGAGGTCATCCGCATACGGACCCGCGAGCGCGGACAGGACGCCATGATGTACCCCGGCGACATCGACGAGAGGAAGAAGCGCAGCGCGGGCTGA
- a CDS encoding amidophosphoribosyltransferase, with amino-acid sequence MGHNPFVEDRPREECGIFAVHGHEQASRLAYFGLFALQHRGQESAGITTADGRTVHEHKGMGLVSEVFHENTLQKLRGHMAIGHVRYSTTGSSTLSNAQPFLVHHAGEPYALGHNGNLINAQQLRSQLEKQGSIFQSTMDSEIVVHLMAHHLRNGFDEALVKALGRVKGSYCIVMLTKDKVIAARDPRGFRPLSIGKLGEATVIASETCAFDLLGAAYVRDVEPGEIVIIDSAGMRSLKPFRQVRPAHCIFELVYFARPDSQIFGQNVYLCRKRFGHQLAREFCPEADFVMPFPDSGNYAALGYAEESRLPFEMGMIRNHYVGRTFIQPSQAIRDFGVRVKLNPVKPLLQGKRVIIVEDSIIRGTTSRNRIRNLRQIGVKEIHMAISCPPTRHPCPYGIDFSSKGELVAAEKGEVEAVRRFIGLDSLYYLSIQGMVEATQMDPKSFCLACYSGKYPIPVEEELDKFCLEDRLSCEPQQDDLPFFS; translated from the coding sequence ATGGGTCACAACCCGTTCGTTGAGGACAGGCCGCGCGAGGAGTGCGGCATCTTCGCCGTGCACGGCCACGAGCAGGCGTCGCGGCTCGCCTACTTCGGGCTCTTCGCGCTGCAGCACCGCGGCCAGGAGAGCGCCGGCATCACCACGGCCGACGGCAGGACGGTGCACGAGCACAAGGGGATGGGGCTCGTGTCCGAGGTGTTCCACGAGAACACGCTGCAGAAGCTCCGCGGGCACATGGCCATCGGGCACGTCCGGTACTCCACGACGGGCTCCTCCACGCTCTCGAACGCGCAGCCCTTCCTCGTCCACCATGCCGGCGAGCCCTACGCCCTGGGTCACAACGGCAACCTCATCAACGCCCAGCAGCTCCGCTCGCAGCTCGAGAAACAGGGCTCCATCTTCCAGTCCACCATGGACAGCGAGATCGTCGTGCACCTCATGGCCCACCACCTGCGCAACGGGTTCGATGAGGCGCTCGTCAAGGCGCTGGGCAGGGTGAAGGGGTCCTACTGCATCGTGATGCTGACGAAGGACAAGGTCATCGCCGCCCGCGACCCACGGGGTTTCAGGCCCCTGTCGATCGGCAAGCTCGGCGAGGCCACCGTCATCGCCTCGGAGACGTGCGCCTTCGACCTGCTCGGCGCCGCGTACGTCAGGGACGTGGAGCCCGGAGAGATCGTCATCATCGACAGCGCCGGGATGCGGAGCCTCAAGCCGTTCCGGCAGGTCCGGCCCGCGCACTGCATCTTCGAGCTCGTCTACTTCGCGCGGCCCGACAGCCAGATCTTCGGCCAGAACGTCTACCTGTGCCGCAAGCGCTTCGGGCACCAGCTGGCCCGCGAGTTCTGCCCCGAGGCGGATTTCGTCATGCCCTTCCCCGACTCGGGCAACTACGCGGCCCTCGGCTATGCCGAGGAGAGCCGGCTGCCCTTCGAGATGGGCATGATCCGCAACCACTACGTGGGCCGCACGTTCATCCAGCCCTCCCAGGCGATCCGCGACTTCGGCGTGCGCGTGAAGCTCAACCCCGTCAAGCCCCTCCTGCAGGGAAAGCGCGTCATCATCGTCGAGGACTCCATCATCCGGGGCACCACGAGCCGCAACCGCATCCGCAACCTCCGCCAGATCGGGGTGAAGGAGATCCACATGGCCATCAGCTGCCCCCCGACGCGGCATCCCTGCCCCTACGGCATCGACTTCTCCTCGAAGGGGGAACTCGTGGCGGCGGAGAAGGGAGAGGTCGAAGCCGTGCGGCGCTTTATCGGCCTCGACTCCCTGTACTACCTCAGCATCCAGGGCATGGTCGAAGCCACGCAGATGGACCCGAAGAGCTTCTGCCTGGCCTGCTACTCCGGCAAGTACCCCATCCCCGTCGAGGAGGAGCTCGACAAGTTCTGCCTGGAGGACCGCCTGTCCTGCGAACCCCAGCAGGACGACCTGCCCTTCTTCTCCTGA
- a CDS encoding DUF1850 domain-containing protein, with product MVRRLAIAALAAAFWMPLPARAAECAPGFIFEIVRHPEGRLLWQLPVAPGDLLVLDYTHSSDGTPVRDIVQVGQDGHLVILEEQYMWYGSGLESHPQAAISFEGERTRVAVNRRLPHLLIRVGRVSNPVIRCGDAGVALADLAPGGSLLQMRLMKR from the coding sequence ATGGTCCGACGGCTCGCCATCGCCGCTCTCGCGGCGGCTTTCTGGATGCCTCTCCCCGCCCGGGCGGCGGAGTGTGCGCCGGGCTTTATCTTCGAAATCGTGCGCCACCCGGAGGGCCGCCTTTTGTGGCAGCTGCCCGTGGCGCCGGGAGACCTCCTGGTGCTCGACTACACGCACTCATCCGACGGGACCCCCGTGCGGGACATCGTCCAGGTCGGGCAGGACGGCCACCTGGTGATCCTGGAAGAGCAGTACATGTGGTATGGATCGGGGCTGGAATCGCACCCGCAGGCCGCCATCTCCTTCGAGGGGGAGCGGACGCGGGTCGCGGTGAACCGGCGTCTGCCGCATTTGCTGATCCGGGTCGGACGCGTCTCGAACCCGGTGATCCGATGCGGCGACGCGGGGGTCGCCCTGGCGGACCTGGCGCCGGGCGGGAGCCTCCTTCAGATGCGCCTCATGAAACGGTAG
- a CDS encoding ammonium transporter produces MAPQINTGDTAWILVSCALVLMMTPGLAFFYGGMVRRKNVLSTLTLSYIFMALIGVQWVAYGYSLSFGSSIGGLIGGLNYIGFQGVDAAPNPDYAKTIPQGLFAAFQMMFAVITPALITGAFVERVRFKSFLLFSLLWATLVYDPLCHWVWGQGGWLKNLGVLDFAGGTVVHIAAGFSALAFALVIGPRRGFGTAPMEPNNIPLTVLGTGLLWVGWFGFNAGSALAANGLAVNALLTTNTSAAAAGLVWMILSWLDGRPSTLGIATGMVVGLAAVTPASGFITPLSAMLVGAVAAPLSYYAIRFRDRRKLDESLDVWACHGISSTWGMIAAGLFATVSVNSDGANGLFFGNPGQIGIQLLAVAVTMVFSFTVTYVLARALNASIGLRVKPMEEEVGLDISSHGERSYS; encoded by the coding sequence ATGGCTCCACAGATCAACACGGGCGATACGGCTTGGATTCTGGTCTCCTGCGCTCTTGTTCTCATGATGACGCCGGGCCTCGCGTTTTTCTATGGCGGCATGGTCCGCAGGAAAAACGTCCTCTCCACGCTGACCCTGAGTTATATCTTCATGGCCCTCATCGGGGTGCAGTGGGTGGCCTACGGGTATTCCTTGTCTTTCGGTTCGTCGATCGGAGGTCTCATCGGCGGGCTCAATTACATCGGCTTCCAGGGCGTCGATGCCGCGCCCAACCCGGATTACGCCAAGACGATCCCGCAAGGCCTCTTTGCGGCCTTCCAGATGATGTTCGCCGTCATCACGCCCGCCCTGATCACGGGCGCCTTCGTGGAGCGCGTCCGCTTCAAGAGCTTTCTGCTGTTCAGCCTGCTCTGGGCGACCCTCGTCTATGATCCCCTCTGTCACTGGGTCTGGGGTCAGGGTGGGTGGCTGAAGAACCTAGGCGTCCTCGATTTCGCCGGCGGCACGGTGGTCCACATTGCAGCCGGCTTCTCGGCCCTGGCCTTTGCGCTGGTCATCGGGCCGCGCAGGGGCTTCGGCACGGCCCCGATGGAGCCCAACAACATCCCCCTGACCGTCCTGGGAACGGGGCTGCTCTGGGTGGGCTGGTTCGGGTTCAACGCGGGCTCCGCCCTGGCGGCAAACGGCCTCGCCGTGAACGCCCTGCTGACCACCAACACCTCGGCGGCCGCGGCAGGCCTGGTCTGGATGATCCTCTCATGGCTGGACGGCAGGCCCAGCACGCTGGGGATCGCCACGGGGATGGTCGTCGGCCTTGCCGCAGTCACCCCGGCCTCGGGGTTCATCACCCCGCTGTCCGCCATGCTGGTCGGGGCCGTGGCGGCGCCTCTGTCCTACTACGCGATCCGCTTCCGCGACCGCAGGAAGCTGGACGAGTCGCTGGACGTGTGGGCCTGCCATGGCATCTCGAGCACCTGGGGGATGATTGCCGCGGGGCTCTTCGCCACCGTGTCCGTCAACAGCGACGGCGCCAACGGCCTCTTCTTCGGAAACCCCGGGCAGATCGGCATCCAGCTTCTCGCCGTCGCCGTCACCATGGTGTTTTCATTCACGGTGACGTACGTCCTTGCCCGGGCGCTCAACGCGAGCATCGGCCTGAGGGTCAAGCCCATGGAGGAGGAGGTCGGTCTGGACATCAGCTCCCACGGGGAGAGATCCTATTCCTAG
- a CDS encoding ammonium transporter, producing MNSGDTAWVLVSSALVLLMTLPGLAFFYGGLVRRKNVLSILMQCLIILCVITLQWVLYGYSLTFGPDAFKGIIGGLEWAGLRNVGGQPNADYAATIPHYAFMIFQCMFAVITPALIIGTYAERIKFSAFLAFTVLWATFVYNPLGHWVWGMGGWLRELGALDFAGGIVVHTSSGISALVLAILIGRRIGYETRTFTPHNLPFTVLGGALLWFGWFGFNAGSALAANDLAANAFVTTTVATSAAGLTWAVIEWVQHKAPTALGAVSGAVAGLVAITPACGFVNPMNAIFIGALASVFCYIAIAKVKSFFKYDDSLDVFGIHGVGGIWGTLATGLFAEKAVNEAGANGLFFGNADLFLTQCMLVAVTITFAATMTWAIFKLVDTLLCVRVEKTKEIVGLDLTQHSESAYTLVD from the coding sequence ATGAACTCGGGTGACACGGCTTGGGTGCTCGTCTCATCGGCACTCGTTCTCCTCATGACCCTGCCCGGCCTGGCATTCTTCTACGGCGGCCTGGTGCGGAGAAAGAACGTCCTTTCCATCCTGATGCAGTGCCTGATCATCCTCTGCGTTATCACGCTCCAGTGGGTGCTCTACGGCTATTCGCTGACCTTCGGCCCCGATGCCTTCAAGGGGATCATCGGCGGCCTCGAATGGGCGGGCCTCCGGAACGTGGGTGGGCAGCCGAACGCCGACTACGCGGCCACGATCCCGCACTATGCCTTCATGATCTTCCAGTGCATGTTCGCCGTGATCACGCCGGCGCTCATCATCGGGACCTACGCCGAGCGGATCAAGTTCTCCGCGTTCCTGGCCTTCACCGTTCTCTGGGCCACTTTCGTCTACAACCCCCTCGGGCACTGGGTATGGGGGATGGGCGGCTGGCTCCGCGAGCTCGGCGCCCTCGACTTCGCCGGCGGGATCGTCGTGCACACCAGTTCCGGCATCTCGGCCCTGGTGCTCGCTATCCTGATCGGCCGGAGAATCGGCTACGAAACGAGGACCTTCACCCCGCACAACCTGCCCTTCACGGTCCTGGGGGGCGCCCTGCTGTGGTTCGGCTGGTTCGGCTTCAACGCGGGCAGCGCCCTGGCGGCCAATGACCTTGCGGCGAACGCCTTCGTGACCACGACCGTGGCCACCTCCGCCGCGGGACTGACCTGGGCCGTCATCGAGTGGGTGCAGCACAAGGCCCCGACCGCCTTGGGCGCGGTCTCGGGCGCCGTGGCGGGCCTTGTCGCCATCACGCCGGCATGCGGGTTCGTGAACCCCATGAACGCCATCTTCATCGGCGCCCTCGCGAGCGTCTTCTGCTACATCGCCATCGCCAAGGTGAAGTCCTTCTTCAAGTACGACGATTCGCTGGACGTCTTCGGCATCCACGGCGTGGGCGGGATCTGGGGAACCCTGGCGACGGGCCTCTTCGCGGAAAAGGCAGTCAACGAGGCCGGCGCCAACGGGCTTTTCTTCGGCAACGCCGATCTCTTCCTGACCCAGTGCATGCTCGTGGCGGTGACGATCACGTTCGCAGCGACGATGACCTGGGCCATCTTCAAGCTCGTCGACACCCTGCTGTGTGTCCGAGTGGAAAAGACCAAGGAGATCGTCGGCCTGGATCTCACGCAGCACAGCGAGTCGGCCTACACCCTGGTCGACTAG
- a CDS encoding P-II family nitrogen regulator, whose amino-acid sequence MKYIIAIIKPHKLDDVMNALEEIDVNLMTVSNVLGRGRQKGVTEVYRGAKEAGSLLKKVKLEIAVNEDFVEPTIQAISKSARTGEIGDGKIFVLDLPDVIRIRTAERGSQAIG is encoded by the coding sequence ATGAAATACATCATTGCCATCATCAAGCCGCACAAGCTGGACGACGTGATGAATGCGCTCGAGGAGATCGACGTGAACCTGATGACCGTCTCCAACGTCCTCGGCAGGGGGAGGCAGAAAGGCGTCACGGAAGTCTACCGGGGCGCAAAGGAAGCGGGGAGCCTCCTCAAGAAGGTGAAGCTCGAGATCGCCGTCAACGAGGATTTCGTGGAGCCCACCATCCAGGCCATCAGCAAGAGCGCCAGGACGGGCGAGATCGGGGACGGCAAGATTTTCGTCCTGGACCTGCCGGACGTCATCCGGATCCGCACCGCGGAGCGCGGCAGCCAGGCGATTGGATGA